From one Thermomicrobiales bacterium genomic stretch:
- the glgA gene encoding glycogen synthase, with amino-acid sequence MADLERVALFTNEYPPNVYGGAGVHVEYLSRALARHLSVEVRSFGKQNVIAGQLRVRGYEGWSELQHGTDPRYRGALDALSRSLAMAKDTLEAQVVHCHTWYTDMAGFLARMLWDVPFVLTTHSLEPLRPWKVEQLGAAYHMSAWMERSAIESADAVIAVSQETRNDILANFAVAPERVHVIHNGIDLDEYQRDPATDAIVARGVDPTRPYVLFVGRITRQKGILHLVNAIPSIDPSLQIVLLAGAPDTPEIGREMAERVAEVSAGRPDVIWIDEMLPRPEVIQFYSHAAVFCCPSVYEPFGIINLEAMACRTPVVASNVGGIPEVVVPGETGLLVDLVLRPGTFDPIDPEGFSASLAAAINRVGMDPALQRTFGERGRARVEAHFSWDAIAEKTIDLYRQVIDEYRRPVDSL; translated from the coding sequence GTGGCAGATCTCGAGCGCGTTGCTCTCTTTACGAACGAATACCCGCCGAACGTCTATGGCGGCGCCGGTGTCCACGTCGAGTATCTCAGCCGTGCATTGGCGAGGCACCTCTCCGTTGAGGTTCGCTCCTTCGGGAAACAGAATGTCATCGCAGGTCAACTGCGGGTTCGCGGGTATGAAGGTTGGTCGGAGCTTCAACATGGCACCGACCCACGCTATCGCGGCGCACTCGACGCCCTCTCCCGGAGCCTCGCGATGGCGAAGGATACGCTCGAGGCACAGGTAGTCCATTGTCACACCTGGTACACGGATATGGCCGGCTTCCTCGCTCGGATGCTGTGGGACGTGCCATTCGTGCTGACGACGCATTCACTGGAACCACTCCGGCCCTGGAAGGTCGAGCAGCTTGGCGCTGCCTATCACATGAGCGCGTGGATGGAGCGCAGCGCGATCGAATCGGCCGACGCGGTCATCGCCGTTTCGCAAGAAACACGGAACGATATCCTAGCGAACTTCGCCGTCGCGCCTGAGCGAGTTCATGTCATTCACAACGGCATTGATCTGGATGAGTATCAGCGCGACCCGGCCACCGACGCGATCGTCGCGCGCGGGGTCGATCCAACGCGCCCATATGTGCTCTTTGTCGGGCGGATCACTCGCCAGAAGGGGATCCTGCACCTCGTCAATGCAATACCATCGATCGACCCTTCATTGCAGATCGTGTTGTTGGCGGGCGCCCCTGATACGCCTGAGATCGGCAGAGAGATGGCCGAGCGGGTCGCTGAGGTTAGCGCCGGCCGGCCAGATGTCATCTGGATTGATGAAATGCTGCCTCGGCCGGAGGTTATCCAGTTCTATTCGCACGCCGCAGTATTCTGCTGTCCGTCGGTCTACGAGCCGTTCGGGATCATCAATCTCGAGGCGATGGCCTGCCGGACACCCGTCGTTGCATCCAATGTTGGTGGCATCCCTGAGGTTGTCGTGCCGGGTGAGACGGGGTTGCTTGTCGACCTTGTGCTTCGTCCGGGCACGTTCGACCCGATCGACCCAGAAGGGTTCTCCGCGTCGCTCGCGGCAGCCATCAACCGGGTCGGGATGGATCCGGCGCTCCAACGTACATTCGGTGAACGTGGGCGAGCAAGGGTCGAGGCGCATTTCTCGTGGGACGCCATTGCTGAGAAGACGATCGATCTCTATCGGCAGGTGATCGACGAGTATCGCCGGCCAGTGGACTCGCTCTAG
- a CDS encoding bifunctional riboflavin kinase/FAD synthetase, whose amino-acid sequence MTTAAEAAKAKLAGAGGQPHVVTIGNFDGVHRGHQYLIQQVVDAAQHRSVRSLAITFEPHPGAVLRPDHSPERLATADEKLRLLRATGLDNVVTLEFSREFANLEPVAFLDLVLSTVAPVEVFVGEGFRFGHGRAGDGATIQQFGDRHGFDTTIVTRLRDDEHMISSSNIRAALKAGNVEDASRWLGRRYRLLGTVEHGAARGRELGFPTANLTADAAVCVPGDGIYAALAHLPDAQMSARKALVYVGTRPTFDSGERLVEAYILDFNGDLYTRELEVEFVAFVRGDQTFPSAEALSAQMADDERSAREILAGI is encoded by the coding sequence GTGACGACGGCAGCAGAGGCAGCGAAAGCGAAACTGGCAGGGGCCGGCGGCCAGCCGCATGTCGTTACGATTGGCAACTTCGACGGCGTCCACCGCGGACACCAGTACCTCATCCAGCAGGTGGTCGATGCCGCTCAACACCGCAGCGTTCGGTCGTTGGCGATCACATTCGAGCCACATCCCGGCGCTGTGTTGCGTCCCGACCATTCGCCGGAACGACTCGCGACGGCCGACGAGAAGCTGAGACTCCTGCGCGCGACCGGGTTGGACAACGTCGTGACGCTGGAGTTTTCCCGCGAGTTTGCCAACCTCGAGCCGGTGGCATTCCTGGATCTCGTGCTCTCCACGGTCGCGCCAGTCGAGGTGTTTGTTGGAGAGGGATTCCGCTTCGGGCATGGTCGCGCTGGCGACGGCGCCACTATCCAGCAATTCGGCGATCGGCATGGTTTTGATACGACCATCGTCACCAGGTTGCGCGACGATGAGCATATGATCAGCAGCTCCAATATCCGCGCGGCACTCAAGGCTGGCAACGTGGAGGACGCGTCTCGCTGGCTTGGACGACGGTATCGACTACTGGGCACCGTTGAGCACGGCGCCGCTCGCGGTCGTGAGCTTGGGTTTCCGACCGCGAATCTCACAGCCGATGCCGCCGTTTGTGTTCCTGGCGATGGTATCTATGCCGCACTCGCCCATCTGCCAGACGCACAGATGTCCGCGCGTAAGGCGCTCGTCTACGTTGGGACCCGCCCGACATTCGACAGCGGCGAACGGTTGGTCGAAGCGTATATTCTCGACTTCAACGGCGATCTGTATACTCGGGAGCTTGAGGTCGAGTTCGTTGCGTTCGTTCGCGGTGACCAGACATTCCCGAGCGCCGAGGCGCTTTCAGCGCAGATGGCGGACGACGAACGTTCCGCTCGAGAGATTCTCGCTGGCATCTGA
- the truB gene encoding tRNA pseudouridine(55) synthase TruB has product MRSSPQIPTVTVTPRSDLPDIHGLIVVDKPPGWTSHDVVARIRRLAGMKRVGHGGTLDPFATGVVVVAVGRATRLLQYVQNSDKRYLVHAVMGVATDTRDVDGDVVGRHAGPDLPNRTDIESALANVVGNIEQVPPAYSAIKVQGRRLYERARAGEVVEPPTRTVRIDAIDVLDYDQPDLLLDVSCGKGTYIRSLVHDLGVSLGCYAYCHGLRRVRNGPFSIADAWTLDELAELDLREQWPDVAIHPDRAVADLETIILGGQATEAWYHGRPVEISVPGSRSEPALVRVYTVDGAFAGIGRIEANATLRPSFVFSAIEKGQV; this is encoded by the coding sequence GTGCGCTCGAGCCCGCAGATACCGACTGTGACAGTGACGCCTCGGTCTGATCTTCCCGATATCCACGGACTGATCGTCGTGGACAAGCCTCCTGGATGGACTTCCCACGACGTGGTGGCGAGAATCCGCCGGCTGGCGGGAATGAAGCGCGTCGGCCACGGGGGCACGCTCGATCCGTTCGCGACCGGCGTCGTTGTCGTCGCGGTTGGTCGCGCGACGCGGCTGCTGCAATACGTCCAGAATAGCGACAAACGCTATCTCGTTCACGCGGTCATGGGTGTCGCAACCGACACGCGGGATGTCGATGGCGATGTCGTGGGCCGCCACGCCGGCCCGGATCTCCCAAACCGAACAGACATCGAGTCGGCGCTCGCCAACGTTGTCGGAAACATCGAACAGGTTCCGCCAGCCTATTCGGCCATCAAGGTCCAGGGACGGAGACTGTATGAGCGGGCGCGGGCGGGCGAGGTTGTCGAGCCGCCGACGCGAACCGTTCGCATCGACGCGATCGATGTTCTCGATTACGATCAGCCCGACCTGCTCCTCGATGTCTCTTGCGGCAAGGGAACGTATATTCGCTCGCTCGTCCACGACCTGGGCGTGTCGCTCGGCTGCTATGCGTATTGCCACGGGCTACGACGGGTGCGCAACGGCCCGTTTTCCATTGCTGACGCATGGACGCTCGACGAGTTGGCAGAGTTGGACTTGCGAGAGCAATGGCCAGATGTTGCGATCCATCCCGACCGAGCTGTCGCCGACCTCGAGACGATCATTCTGGGCGGCCAAGCGACTGAGGCGTGGTATCATGGCCGACCGGTCGAGATAAGCGTTCCAGGAAGTCGGTCAGAGCCGGCCCTGGTGCGCGTGTACACCGTTGACGGTGCTTTCGCGGGTATTGGCCGGATCGAGGCAAATGCCACGTTGCGCCCGTCGTTTGTGTTTTCGGCGATCGAGAAAGGCCAGGTGTGA
- a CDS encoding bifunctional oligoribonuclease/PAP phosphatase NrnA yields MTSDVSLDNSAAPDASHELLAQLPALACQLREQLSGVERLVILTHANADADAVASALGIATICGSLGVEPQIISTGDGQLPPNLTFITGSDRLRLADVRAVSEADLLILVDCSDERRLGPLYDEIASDLERQRSIVNIDHHVTNTRFGSFNIVIPEAAATAEIIAGICDALEIPLCATDATTLLAGIYGDTLALCTPSTTPATVRAAATLLERGASLDQIVDQLFRLKPYSSVRLWGEALQRAQWQGSLIWTQIEPDMLERCGASRSEAEGLVNFLAGTIGSRASALLYRESWGWRVSMRTIADDINVADILRRFSGGGHPRAAGARLAPGDDARDSFLVHVARALEPADTDCDSDASV; encoded by the coding sequence GTGACGTCGGATGTCTCGCTCGACAACAGCGCGGCTCCGGATGCCAGCCACGAGTTGCTCGCGCAACTGCCAGCGCTTGCCTGCCAGCTACGGGAGCAGCTCAGCGGCGTCGAGCGGCTCGTCATTCTGACACACGCCAATGCAGACGCGGACGCAGTGGCGTCGGCGCTTGGCATAGCGACAATCTGCGGCAGCCTCGGGGTCGAACCACAGATAATCTCGACCGGTGATGGCCAGCTTCCACCAAACTTGACATTCATCACTGGATCCGATCGATTGCGGCTGGCCGACGTGCGCGCTGTCTCTGAGGCCGATCTCCTGATCCTGGTCGATTGCTCCGATGAGCGGCGGCTGGGTCCGCTCTACGATGAGATAGCCAGCGATCTGGAGCGGCAGCGATCGATCGTCAACATCGATCATCATGTGACGAACACACGCTTCGGCAGCTTCAACATCGTCATTCCAGAAGCGGCGGCGACGGCGGAGATCATCGCGGGCATCTGCGATGCGCTGGAGATTCCTCTCTGCGCGACAGACGCGACGACGCTACTCGCTGGCATCTATGGCGACACACTCGCACTGTGTACCCCGAGCACAACTCCGGCGACGGTCCGAGCCGCAGCGACATTGCTGGAGCGCGGGGCAAGCCTCGATCAGATCGTTGATCAGCTCTTCCGGCTCAAGCCCTACTCGTCGGTCCGCCTTTGGGGCGAGGCGCTGCAGCGGGCCCAATGGCAGGGTTCGTTGATCTGGACGCAGATCGAGCCGGATATGTTGGAGCGATGTGGCGCCAGTCGCAGCGAGGCCGAGGGACTTGTGAACTTTCTGGCCGGAACGATCGGCTCGCGCGCGTCCGCGCTCCTGTATCGGGAGTCGTGGGGCTGGCGAGTGAGCATGCGAACGATCGCCGATGATATCAACGTCGCCGACATTTTGCGTCGTTTCAGTGGCGGCGGACATCCGCGGGCGGCTGGCGCCCGCCTTGCGCCGGGCGATGATGCCCGGGATAGCTTCCTCGTCCACGTAGCTCGTGCGCTCGAGCCCGCAGATACCGACTGTGACAGTGACGCCTCGGTCTGA
- the rbfA gene encoding 30S ribosome-binding factor RbfA: protein MSDRRQERVADLIRDEVSLIIQQEMGDPRLGMVSVTQVEMSPDLKYARLFVSVYAPEPEQRDALVALNNASGFIRHTLAQRVRMRTVPELSFRLDGSMAHAESIARILRELEPELAASSEGDEKPGTDEAGSV from the coding sequence ATGAGTGACCGGCGGCAGGAACGAGTGGCCGACCTGATTCGCGATGAGGTCAGCCTGATTATTCAACAAGAGATGGGTGACCCACGTCTCGGCATGGTCAGTGTCACCCAGGTCGAGATGAGTCCTGACCTCAAGTACGCACGGTTGTTTGTGAGCGTCTACGCTCCCGAGCCCGAGCAACGTGACGCGTTGGTCGCGCTCAACAACGCATCGGGCTTTATTCGGCACACGCTGGCTCAGCGTGTGCGAATGCGCACGGTTCCGGAATTGTCATTCCGACTCGACGGATCGATGGCCCACGCCGAGTCGATTGCCCGGATCCTTCGCGAGCTTGAGCCCGAGCTCGCGGCGTCGTCCGAAGGGGATGAAAAGCCGGGAACAGACGAGGCCGGTTCGGTGTGA
- the infB gene encoding translation initiation factor IF-2 yields MSGANRRPGGGANRGRPRGRRGPQRNDAGGRGRGGVATIAPVRPEGPATLGSVMSVAELAEALFVTPNDVIKELMNQGIMATINQQVDFDTATGVATAFGVETEEHVPDVIQAATEEIESRRAEGQSDPEATTRPPVVTIMGHVDHGKTKLLDAIRETKVAEGEAGGITQRIGAYQIEIQGRKITFLDTPGHEAFTAMRARGAQVTDIAILVVAADDGVMPQTREAISHVKAAGVPMIVAMNKIDLPAANPDRVKQQLSDAGVMPEEYGGDVPIVEVSAREKLGIDDLLEVVLLVADIAELKANPLKPAVGVVIEAKIDRSRGVTATLLVQSGTLKPRDIVVAGATWGRIRAMTDDHGRKMRKAEPATPVEVLGLFDLPDAGDLFQTVEDERTARSLAEERARQRRAEAFHQTRVVKLDDIYDQMQEGGTKELPIIVKADLQGSLEALLGSLVKLNEESGSVKLTTVLSGTGAINDSDVNLATASGAVIIGFNVRPDAAAKRSADAANIDIRYYDVIYHLIEDIRAAMSGLLDPEKREATDGYAEVRNTFRLPSRDVVAGLYVLDGKINRNSRVRVLRNGAVLTDTTVSSLKRFKDDVREVAAGYECGSTLDGFNDIEVGDQLEFYHIEEIART; encoded by the coding sequence ATGAGTGGAGCGAACAGGCGCCCGGGTGGTGGCGCAAACCGCGGAAGGCCGCGCGGCCGACGTGGTCCCCAGCGTAACGACGCGGGCGGCCGAGGACGAGGCGGCGTTGCGACGATCGCTCCGGTTCGGCCGGAGGGGCCGGCCACGCTGGGCTCAGTAATGAGTGTCGCCGAGCTGGCTGAGGCGCTCTTTGTCACACCGAATGACGTCATCAAAGAGCTGATGAACCAGGGCATCATGGCGACGATCAACCAGCAGGTCGACTTCGACACTGCCACCGGCGTTGCTACTGCATTCGGCGTCGAGACCGAAGAGCACGTCCCTGACGTTATCCAGGCCGCAACCGAGGAAATCGAAAGCCGTCGCGCAGAGGGCCAAAGCGACCCCGAAGCCACGACACGCCCGCCAGTCGTCACGATCATGGGTCATGTCGACCATGGGAAGACAAAGCTGCTCGACGCGATCCGCGAAACGAAGGTCGCCGAAGGCGAGGCTGGCGGGATCACTCAGCGAATCGGCGCGTATCAGATCGAGATTCAGGGTCGGAAGATCACCTTCCTCGATACCCCCGGCCACGAAGCGTTCACCGCCATGCGAGCCCGTGGCGCACAGGTCACCGACATCGCGATCCTTGTCGTCGCGGCGGATGACGGGGTGATGCCCCAGACGCGCGAGGCGATCTCGCACGTCAAGGCAGCCGGCGTCCCGATGATTGTCGCGATGAACAAGATCGACCTTCCCGCCGCGAACCCGGATCGAGTCAAGCAGCAGCTGTCCGACGCGGGCGTCATGCCCGAGGAATACGGCGGCGATGTGCCTATCGTTGAGGTGTCCGCGCGAGAGAAGCTCGGCATCGACGACCTGCTCGAGGTGGTGTTGCTTGTCGCCGACATCGCCGAGCTCAAGGCGAACCCGCTCAAGCCGGCAGTCGGGGTTGTGATTGAAGCCAAGATCGATCGCAGCCGCGGCGTGACGGCGACACTGCTTGTTCAGTCCGGCACGCTCAAGCCTCGCGACATCGTCGTGGCCGGCGCAACCTGGGGTCGGATTCGGGCAATGACCGATGATCACGGTCGGAAGATGCGCAAGGCCGAGCCAGCGACTCCGGTCGAGGTGCTCGGGCTGTTCGATCTTCCCGACGCTGGCGATCTGTTCCAGACCGTGGAGGACGAGCGCACTGCTCGCTCCCTCGCCGAGGAGCGAGCCCGTCAGCGTCGCGCAGAGGCGTTCCATCAGACGCGGGTTGTCAAGCTCGATGACATCTACGATCAGATGCAGGAAGGCGGCACCAAGGAGCTGCCGATTATCGTCAAGGCGGACCTGCAAGGCTCGCTGGAGGCACTGCTCGGTTCGCTCGTCAAGCTGAACGAGGAGTCCGGTTCCGTCAAGCTGACGACCGTGCTCAGCGGCACTGGCGCGATCAACGACTCCGATGTCAACCTCGCCACAGCGTCGGGCGCCGTAATCATCGGCTTCAATGTCCGGCCGGATGCGGCCGCCAAGCGTAGCGCGGACGCCGCCAATATCGATATCCGCTACTACGATGTCATCTATCATCTGATCGAGGACATCCGGGCTGCGATGTCGGGCTTGCTCGATCCGGAGAAGCGTGAGGCGACCGACGGGTATGCCGAGGTGCGGAACACATTCCGCCTTCCGAGCCGCGATGTTGTTGCCGGCCTGTACGTGCTTGACGGCAAGATCAATCGCAACTCGCGCGTGCGGGTATTGCGAAATGGGGCGGTGCTGACCGACACAACGGTGAGCTCACTCAAGCGATTCAAGGATGATGTGCGGGAAGTCGCCGCTGGCTACGAGTGTGGCTCGACGCTCGACGGATTCAACGATATCGAAGTTGGCGACCAGCTCGAGTTCTATCACATCGAAGAAATCGCCCGAACCTGA
- a CDS encoding YlxR family protein, translating to MANPSLSTRSRKGPRPRHVPQRLCIACREHDAKRTYVRLVRTPEGTVEVDPTGKRNGRGAYLCRRRSCWQRAVDSRAIDRALKVQVDDETRDKLLDYARSHFPPDDAAPAA from the coding sequence ATGGCGAATCCCTCACTTTCAACTCGATCACGCAAAGGGCCACGGCCTCGCCATGTTCCGCAACGTCTGTGCATCGCCTGTCGCGAGCACGATGCCAAACGAACCTACGTCCGCCTCGTTCGGACACCGGAAGGGACGGTCGAGGTGGACCCAACCGGGAAGCGTAACGGACGGGGCGCTTATCTATGTCGCCGACGATCGTGCTGGCAACGCGCGGTCGATTCGCGAGCGATTGACCGGGCCCTCAAGGTCCAGGTCGATGACGAGACTCGCGACAAATTGCTCGATTACGCACGGTCTCACTTTCCACCAGATGACGCGGCCCCGGCCGCCTGA
- the nusA gene encoding transcription termination factor NusA codes for MKSDFYMAITQIAAERGIPREAVMASVEHALKTVYRKMENTEDNVDVEIDPATGGVRIFVVKTVAEEIEDPTSEISLEEARAMDPDAYIGKIYRWDRTPKDFGRIAAQTAKQVVLQRIRDYERDSVYEEFADRVGEVLNGVIQRADARAVIVELGKAEAVMPVREQVANERYRPGQRLKVYLLDVNKDPRGPQLIVSRANVSLVKRLFELEVPEIYSGAVEIMNIAREPGLRSKVAVAARQEKVDPVGSCVGIRGVRIQNIVNELMGEKIDVIEYSPDINTFIANALSPAKPINVALNDADKVARVIVPTDQMSLAIGKDGQNARLAYKLTGWKIDVKDPESLREQNDELFREARAGFSAGPEDFMMLGRQPRLVRPDGTISVRDREFGPLSPDLVGMSVDVEVVGNILNVYYSREIRAKYDYDNGSELPLYDDVATG; via the coding sequence ATGAAGAGCGACTTCTATATGGCGATCACCCAGATCGCTGCCGAGCGTGGGATTCCGAGAGAGGCCGTCATGGCCTCAGTCGAGCATGCGCTCAAGACCGTCTATCGAAAGATGGAAAACACCGAAGATAACGTCGATGTCGAAATCGATCCAGCTACGGGCGGCGTCCGGATTTTCGTTGTGAAGACCGTCGCCGAAGAGATTGAAGACCCGACCTCGGAGATCTCGCTGGAGGAAGCCCGGGCAATGGACCCCGACGCCTACATCGGCAAGATCTACCGTTGGGATCGCACCCCGAAGGATTTCGGGCGCATCGCCGCTCAGACAGCCAAGCAGGTTGTCCTCCAGCGCATTCGCGACTACGAGCGCGACAGCGTCTACGAGGAGTTCGCCGACCGGGTTGGCGAGGTGCTCAACGGTGTCATCCAGCGAGCCGATGCCCGAGCCGTGATCGTCGAGCTCGGTAAGGCTGAGGCGGTAATGCCCGTTCGCGAGCAGGTCGCAAACGAGCGCTACCGGCCCGGTCAGCGGCTGAAGGTGTATCTCCTTGATGTAAACAAAGATCCGCGCGGCCCACAGCTGATTGTCAGCCGCGCCAACGTGAGCCTGGTCAAGCGATTGTTCGAGCTGGAGGTGCCGGAGATCTATTCCGGCGCGGTCGAGATCATGAACATCGCCCGCGAACCGGGGCTCCGCAGCAAGGTCGCTGTCGCTGCGCGGCAGGAGAAGGTCGACCCGGTGGGGTCGTGCGTCGGCATTCGGGGCGTTCGAATTCAGAACATTGTCAACGAACTCATGGGCGAGAAGATCGACGTCATCGAGTATTCCCCCGACATCAACACCTTCATCGCCAATGCGCTTTCGCCGGCCAAGCCGATCAACGTCGCACTGAACGACGCGGACAAGGTCGCGAGGGTGATTGTTCCCACCGACCAGATGTCCCTCGCGATTGGCAAGGACGGCCAGAACGCCCGCCTGGCCTACAAGCTGACCGGCTGGAAGATCGACGTCAAGGATCCGGAGTCGCTACGCGAACAGAATGACGAGCTGTTCCGCGAAGCACGCGCGGGATTTTCCGCCGGGCCAGAAGACTTCATGATGCTCGGTCGACAGCCGCGGCTCGTGCGGCCCGACGGCACTATTTCGGTGCGCGACCGTGAGTTTGGGCCACTTTCCCCCGATCTCGTTGGCATGAGCGTCGATGTGGAGGTCGTCGGCAATATCCTGAACGTCTACTACAGCCGGGAGATCCGGGCAAAATACGATTACGACAATGGCAGCGAGCTTCCACTGTACGACGATGTAGCTACGGGATAG
- the yvcK gene encoding uridine diphosphate-N-acetylglucosamine-binding protein YvcK: MTVGDDGGSSGRLRSEFNMPSPGDIRNCLVALADSEMLLSDLFQYRFEVADSALDGHSFGNLFITAMTQVTGSFEQAVIESSRVLNIRGTVLPSSLDDIVVSAEMDDGTQVVGESNIPLARKRISQLSIAPSHAEAYDPAIVSILAADLIVLGPGSLYTSVLPNLLVEGIAHALRFAPAEKVYVCNVATQPGETDGYRVIDHLRAIASHAPGVGIDRVLINSNLAPAETRIKPEWHVSAVEFDGLHEFQGRMTVDQRDIVNPEFPLRHDPEKLADALMAIGREHLTDVAQRPAELRRGYAIAESERARVGAA, encoded by the coding sequence GTGACAGTCGGCGATGATGGAGGCTCGTCAGGCCGGCTACGGAGCGAGTTCAATATGCCCTCCCCGGGTGATATTCGTAACTGTCTCGTCGCGCTGGCCGACTCCGAGATGCTTCTGAGCGACCTCTTTCAGTATCGATTCGAAGTCGCGGACTCGGCGCTCGATGGCCATTCATTCGGCAACTTGTTCATTACCGCGATGACCCAGGTTACTGGAAGCTTCGAGCAAGCCGTGATCGAGTCGTCTCGCGTGCTCAACATTCGAGGGACGGTTCTGCCATCCTCGCTCGACGACATCGTCGTGTCAGCCGAGATGGACGACGGCACGCAAGTCGTTGGCGAGTCGAATATCCCGCTGGCGAGAAAGCGAATATCCCAGCTCTCGATCGCACCGTCGCACGCGGAAGCGTACGATCCCGCCATCGTCTCGATCCTGGCCGCGGACCTGATCGTTCTCGGACCCGGCAGCCTGTACACATCCGTGCTGCCGAACCTGCTGGTCGAGGGCATCGCGCACGCGCTCCGCTTCGCCCCGGCCGAGAAAGTCTACGTCTGCAACGTCGCGACTCAGCCCGGCGAAACCGATGGATATCGGGTGATCGACCATCTGCGAGCGATCGCCAGTCATGCCCCGGGCGTTGGGATTGATCGCGTGCTGATCAACTCGAATCTGGCGCCCGCCGAGACGCGCATCAAGCCGGAATGGCACGTCAGTGCGGTGGAATTTGACGGGCTTCATGAGTTTCAGGGGCGAATGACGGTAGATCAGCGCGATATCGTCAACCCCGAGTTTCCGCTCCGGCACGATCCGGAGAAGCTCGCCGATGCCCTGATGGCAATCGGGCGCGAGCACCTGACTGATGTGGCGCAACGTCCCGCCGAATTACGGCGCGGCTATGCGATAGCGGAGTCCGAACGCGCGCGGGTGGGAGCGGCCTGA
- the gap gene encoding type I glyceraldehyde-3-phosphate dehydrogenase, with protein MATRIAINGFGRIGRQVFKALHEEYDDIEVVAINDLVDPHTNAHLLKYDSTYGIYDADVEYDGDSLLVNGREIKVFAERVPANLPWGNLGIDIVIESTGFFTDATKAQGHRDAGAKKVIITAPAKNEDVTLVIGVNDDQYDPAKHHIISNASCTTNCLAPVAKVLHERFGIGHALMTTVHAYTNDQVILDSPHSDLRRARSAALSIIPTTTGAARAVALVLPELKGKFDGYALRVPTPTVSIVDLTVELESDATADSINAAFEEEANGALEGILSYSDEPLVSSDYRGDSHSAIVDGLLTTVTGSRLAKVVAWYDNEWGYSCRVADLTDLIASQGL; from the coding sequence ATGGCGACACGTATCGCGATCAACGGATTTGGGCGGATCGGACGCCAGGTATTCAAAGCACTCCATGAGGAGTACGACGATATCGAGGTCGTCGCAATCAACGACCTGGTCGATCCGCACACCAACGCGCATCTTCTGAAGTACGACTCAACCTACGGAATCTACGACGCCGACGTCGAGTACGATGGTGACTCGTTGTTGGTCAATGGCCGCGAGATCAAGGTCTTCGCCGAGCGAGTGCCAGCGAATCTGCCGTGGGGCAACCTTGGCATTGATATCGTTATCGAGTCCACCGGATTCTTCACCGACGCCACCAAGGCGCAGGGACACCGGGACGCGGGCGCCAAGAAGGTCATCATCACCGCGCCAGCCAAGAACGAAGACGTGACGCTGGTAATCGGCGTCAATGATGATCAGTATGATCCTGCCAAGCATCACATCATCTCGAACGCGTCCTGCACAACCAACTGCCTGGCCCCGGTCGCGAAGGTTCTTCACGAGCGATTTGGAATCGGCCATGCGCTCATGACGACGGTTCATGCTTACACCAACGATCAGGTCATCCTCGACTCCCCGCACTCGGATCTGCGCCGAGCCCGCAGCGCCGCCCTCAGCATCATCCCGACGACTACCGGCGCAGCCCGCGCTGTTGCGCTGGTTTTGCCGGAGCTGAAGGGTAAGTTCGACGGATACGCGCTGCGCGTTCCGACGCCAACCGTCTCGATCGTCGATCTGACGGTCGAGCTGGAGAGCGATGCCACTGCCGACTCGATCAACGCCGCCTTTGAAGAAGAAGCTAACGGCGCACTTGAGGGCATTCTCAGCTACAGCGACGAGCCGCTGGTCTCGAGTGATTACCGCGGCGATAGCCACTCGGCGATCGTCGACGGGCTACTCACCACGGTGACTGGCTCACGGCTCGCGAAGGTTGTCGCCTGGTACGACAACGAGTGGGGCTACTCCTGCCGCGTGGCGGACCTGACAGACCTGATTGCGTCGCAGGGTCTGTAG